A genomic stretch from Vanrija pseudolonga chromosome 6, complete sequence includes:
- the nap1 gene encoding putative nucleosome assembly protein: protein MATGTNAFGAKSGDCCSGCTDHADIPAELALELHNAAKDKGIRVDRFETAENLKHLNFVREKVKGIKNFWQIVLLSHPVIAAVSASDREALSYITDIELKQDANDPRPFELVFVGYHAWNVPNPLLQTFAKNPYFTNETLSKKYTLREGLSAAPADGSITDELREFDADEDLVVSADKIEWKEGKDLVAKQPRKIGNVDELADDEDAEIEGDVGSFFHFFTEANDPFAIGFQIVEELLPNAVPIFLGDDQDADELDDEDDEEDDDDEGSIDLEDDEDEKPPKKKQRN, encoded by the exons CGAAGAGCGGCGACTGCTGCTCGGGCTGCACTGACCACGCAGACatccccgccgagctcgccctcgagctgcacAACG cggccaaggacaagggcaTCCGCGTCGACCGCTTCGAGACGGCCGAGAACCTCAAGCACCTCAACTTTGTCCGCGAGAAGGTCAAGGGTATCAAGAACTTTTGGCAGATTGTGCTT CTCTCCCACCCCGTCATCGCTGCCGTCTCCGCGTCGGACCGCGAGGCGCTCTCGTACATCACCGACATTGAGCTCAAGCAGGATGCCAACGACCCGCGTCCTTTCGAGCTGGTTTTCGTGGGTTATCATGCTTGGAACGTTCCTAACCCACTCCTCCAGACCTTTGCCAAGAACCCCTACTTCACCAACGAGACGCTGAGCAAGAAGTACACGCTCCGCGAGGGCCTTTCCgctgcgcccgccgacggctCCATCAcggacgagctgcgcgagtttgacgccgacgaggacctgGTCGTTAGC GCCGACAAGATCGAGTggaaggagggcaaggacctCGTGGCCAAGCAGCCGCGCAAGATTGgcaacgtcgacgagctcgccgacgacgaggacgccgagattGAGGGCGACGTCGGGTCCTTCTTCCACTTCTTCACCGAGGCCAACGACCCGTTCGCGATCGGCTTCCAgattgtcgaggagctgctccCCAACGCCGTGCCCATCTTCCTTGGTGACGAccaggacgccgacgagctcgacgacgaggacgacgaggaggacgacgacgacgagggatccatcgacctcgaggacgacgaggacgagaagccccccaagaagaagcagcgCAACTAG
- the rsm7 gene encoding 37S ribosomal protein S7, mitochondrial, with protein MSLRSALSQLAPARRAFTTSALRRAAAPTPAAPAATDAFADLARITATPNPDAAASSSSASSSSAFAQPKETKYELNRRGYTPNFLPPKVEPVVDLFTKLLMRDGKRANADARVSAILAQIQQTANQPPVPLLRRAIELSAPSVRILNKKVTAMKVVQVPKPLNERQRWHAGIKNLFKAAERGKRTGVRFNDRLAREVFAVLEGTSDVYKRVEEVHRQGMLGRSNLRK; from the exons tgcgGCCGCACCCACGCCCGCGGCTCCCGCAGCCACCGACGCCTTTGCCGACCTGGCCCGGATCACAGCGACGCCCAACCCCGACGctgcggcgtcctcgtcctctgcctcgtcgtcgtcagcgtTTGCCCAGCCAAAGGAGACGAAATACGAGCTCAACCGCCGCGGCTACACGCCCAACTTTCTCCCGCCCAaggtcgagcccgtcgtcgacctgtTCACCAAGCTGCTGATGCGGGACGGCAAGCGCGCCAACGCGgacgcgcgcgtgtcggccATCCTCGCGCAGATCCAGCAGACGGCCAACCAGCCCCccgtgccgctgctgcggcgcgcgatcGAGCTCTCGGCCCCCTCGGTCCGCATCCTCAACAAGAAGGTGACGGCCATGAAGGTCGTGCAGGTGCCCAAGCCGCTCAacgagcgccagcgctgGCACGCCGGCATCAAGAACCTCttcaaggcggccgagcgcggtAAGCGCACCGGTGTGCGCTTCaacgaccgcctcgcgcgcgaggtgttcgccgtgctcgagggtACGAGCGACGTGTAcaagcgcgtcgaggaggtccaCCGCCAGGGCATGCTCGGACG TTCCAACCTCAGGAAGTAG